DNA from Asanoa sp. WMMD1127:
TCGGAACCGTGCAAGTGTGGAACACGCCGGCGGACCGGCTCGGGCTCGAGTGGCGGATCGAGGTGCGCGACGCGGGCCGGGTCAGGGTCTTCCGCCGGACCGGCCGGCGCGTCGGTCATGCGCCGCTGCGGCATCCGAAGGATCTCCATGAACTGGGTGAGTGGTTGGTCGAGCGGGGTATCGACCCGGAGCGCCTGAGGGCGGCGTGACTCGTTTCTCAGTGGGAAAAGTTGCCCACAGCGCAAGATCAGGAGGATGCTGAAGGGGATCGAACAGATTCCGGTTCCGGAGGATCCCCCTGCGATGAGTGCCACCACCACCACGGCCCGGCCGCCGACCGAGGCCAGCCAGATGAGCCACCGGCAGACCCTGGAGGCGCTCAGCGGGCTGCTCCTCGTGCTGTTCGTCGCCCTGATCAGCAGCACGGTCGTGTCCACCGCGCTCCCGCGGATCATCGGGGCGCTCAACGGCTCGCAGACCCAGTACACGTGGGTGGTCACGGCGACCCTGCTCTCCGCGACCGCGACCACGCCGATCTGGGGCAAGCTGGCCGACCTCTTCAACAAGAAGCAGCTGATCCAGCTCTCGATCGTGATCTTCGTGATCGGCTCCGCGATCGCCGGCATCAGCCAGAACGCCGGCCAGCTGATCGCCGCCCGGGCGTTCCAGGGCATCGGCGTCGGCGGCCTGCAGGCGCTGGTCCAGGTCGCGATCGCCGCGATGATCCCGCCGCGCGAGCGCGGCCGCTACAACGGCTACCTCGGCGGCGTCATGGCGGTGGCCACGGTCGGCGGCCCGCTGCTCGGCGGCCTGATCGTCGACACCTCCTGGCTCGGCTGGCGCTGGTGCTTCTTCGTCGGCGTGCCGATCGCGGTCATCGCGCTGGTGCTGCTCCAGGCCACCCTGCGGCTGCCCACCGTCCGCCGCGACAACGTGAAGATCGACTACCTGGGCGCGACGCTGATCGCCGCCGGCGTCAGCCTGCTGCTGATCTGGATCTCGTTCGTCGACGGTTCGTTCGCCTGGCTGTCCTGGCAGACCTTCGTGATGGTGGCCGGCTCGGTGGTGCTGCTGGGCCTCGCCGTGCTGGTCGAGGCCCGGGCCAAGGAGCCCGTCGTGCCGCTGGGCATCATCAAGCAGCGCACCACCGCCCTGTCGATCCTCGGCAGCCTCGCGGTCGGCATGGCGATGTTCGGCGGCGCCGTCTTCCTCGGCCAGTACTTCCAGATCGGCCGCGGCTACTCGCCGACCGAGGCGGGCCTGCTGACCATCCCCATGATGGCCGGCGTGCTGCTCTCCTCGATCATCGCCGGCCGGCTGATCACCAAGACGGGCAAGATCAAGCCATACATCGTTGTCGGCGCGATCGTGCTGGTGGCCGGCTTCGCCATGCTCGGCACCATCGACCACGCCACGTCGCTCGTGTTCGTCGGGGCCGGCATGCTGCTCGTGGGCATCGGCGTCGGCATGACCATGCAGAACCTGGTGCTGGCCGTGCAGAACACGGTGCCGCTGCGGGACATCGGCGCGGCCAGTGCGTCGGTCGCGTTCTTCCGCTCGCTCGGCGGCACGATCGGCGTCTCGGTGCTCGGCGCGGTGCTGGCCCGCCGGGTCACCGACCAGATCACCCACGACCTGACGGCCGCGGGCGTGCCGGCCGG
Protein-coding regions in this window:
- a CDS encoding MDR family MFS transporter — protein: MSATTTTARPPTEASQMSHRQTLEALSGLLLVLFVALISSTVVSTALPRIIGALNGSQTQYTWVVTATLLSATATTPIWGKLADLFNKKQLIQLSIVIFVIGSAIAGISQNAGQLIAARAFQGIGVGGLQALVQVAIAAMIPPRERGRYNGYLGGVMAVATVGGPLLGGLIVDTSWLGWRWCFFVGVPIAVIALVLLQATLRLPTVRRDNVKIDYLGATLIAAGVSLLLIWISFVDGSFAWLSWQTFVMVAGSVVLLGLAVLVEARAKEPVVPLGIIKQRTTALSILGSLAVGMAMFGGAVFLGQYFQIGRGYSPTEAGLLTIPMMAGVLLSSIIAGRLITKTGKIKPYIVVGAIVLVAGFAMLGTIDHATSLVFVGAGMLLVGIGVGMTMQNLVLAVQNTVPLRDIGAASASVAFFRSLGGTIGVSVLGAVLARRVTDQITHDLTAAGVPAGGTSSGTSALNLNALPDAVQHIVRAAYGDATGHIFLISAAIAVVGVIAALLLRPVTLRSSLDLADTEKSVSTAAGAIDGMPEAEPAVTSPNGGRPSGR